In the Candidatus Schekmanbacteria bacterium genome, ATATATTACTATTTAATTGAAAATCGAGAAAAAATGGATTTACAACTTTTTATAGAAGAATGCAGAAGGGCGGGTATAAAGGTAACACCTCAAAGAATTGGCATTTTCAAAATTCTTTCAGATAAATCGTTTCATCCCACTATAAATGAAATTTACGAAAGGGCTATTGCTGATTATCCTTCCCTTTCATTGAACACTGTCTACAAAACAGTCCAGCTTTTTTGCGAATTAGGATTTCTATCACAATTTAAATCAGGAGAGGGAATTGTAAGATATGAAGCAAAGGTACAACCACATCACCATATCTTATGTCTAAAATGCAATAAAATTGAAGATGTTTTCGATGAATCTCTTGATACGATTCACCTGTCAAAGGAGAAAGCAGGCAATTTCAATATTCTGAAACATGATGTAATTTTTTATGGATATTGTGAAAATTGTAATAAAGAAAGGAGGATTTCAAAATGAGTAAAACTGATGAAAATTTGGAAAAAAATTTTAAAGGTGAAACAAGTGAAGTTGGCTTATATCTTGCAATGTCGAAACAGGCAGAAATCGAAGGATATCCCGATATAGCTATGTATTTGAGACAGGTTGCTATGGATGAAGCATGGCATGCCGCATGGGTAGCTAAAATCCAAGGGAAAATTGGAACAACCAAAGAAAACCTCGAAAAGATGTTAAGCGGTGAATCAGGAGCAACAGTAGGTAAAGCAGAAGCCGCAAAGATAGCAAGAGAAGAAGGTAATGAAGAAGCGGCAAGATTCTTTGAAATTGCATCAAGAGATGAAGATAGGCATCGTGCAGGACTTGAAGGTTTTTTGAAAAAACTATAACTCAAATATAAGATAGAAAAAAAATTGAAGAGG is a window encoding:
- a CDS encoding transcriptional repressor: IYYYLIENREKMDLQLFIEECRRAGIKVTPQRIGIFKILSDKSFHPTINEIYERAIADYPSLSLNTVYKTVQLFCELGFLSQFKSGEGIVRYEAKVQPHHHILCLKCNKIEDVFDESLDTIHLSKEKAGNFNILKHDVIFYGYCENCNKERRISK
- a CDS encoding rubrerythrin family protein; protein product: MSKTDENLEKNFKGETSEVGLYLAMSKQAEIEGYPDIAMYLRQVAMDEAWHAAWVAKIQGKIGTTKENLEKMLSGESGATVGKAEAAKIAREEGNEEAARFFEIASRDEDRHRAGLEGFLKKL